A stretch of [Clostridium] scindens DNA encodes these proteins:
- a CDS encoding FAD-dependent oxidoreductase has protein sequence MGHKFLEPIQIGSQTVKNRIIYLAMAKCYSGMDGSVSSRDVAYIESIAKGGVGIVIPGAMVIDPTWPSTLPMQPIINDDKYIPGLARLTDAAHKNGAKILFQLWHPGQVDYSGGNPPTINEMTVEQFKGIQRQFQEAAVRAKKAGADGIEYQMCHNYLGAQFLSPLFNHRTDEYGIDTLENQLRFSMETLHILREAIGDDMILAVKLQGFDGQEGGITPELAASFAPYIEKAGADMITVSAGGSLTGVNVMSGDGTRAEGWKVAASSQVKEQVSIPVCATGNIRHPQYVDKIIKDEKCDMVGMGRGIFAEREWVKKCAEGREDELRYCISCMNCWNYGFIPDQSGCSVNPYAGREEARKELKKDGNGRVVAVVGAGPAGCEAALTLAERGFKPVLFEKRGKIGGMINVAKVPPHKEKMDWFVKYYENMLAKSEVDLRLNTEATTESVLALDPYAVVVAAGSNVAQFLVKGFDAKNVLQARDVLEEKMKLEGKDIIVIGAGLTGIETGLYLKEQGKNIVILDFAKRPSLENAGMGGDATMEMALEMARAEGEGIVIKHSHKVLELADGVLKAEDMLADKEVEFPADYVILSAGIKPADHIYHELKAMGRPMVHKIGDANLNGKIVTAVQAGNKYACSLF, from the coding sequence ATGGGACACAAATTTTTAGAACCAATACAAATTGGAAGTCAGACAGTCAAAAACAGGATCATCTATCTGGCAATGGCAAAATGTTATTCAGGAATGGATGGCTCCGTTAGTTCCCGGGATGTTGCTTACATAGAGTCTATCGCAAAGGGCGGGGTGGGTATCGTGATACCGGGAGCGATGGTGATTGACCCGACATGGCCATCTACGCTGCCAATGCAGCCGATAATTAATGACGACAAATATATTCCGGGGCTTGCTAGGCTGACTGATGCGGCTCATAAAAATGGAGCCAAGATTCTATTCCAGTTGTGGCATCCCGGTCAGGTAGATTACAGCGGCGGCAATCCTCCGACAATCAACGAGATGACTGTCGAGCAGTTTAAAGGAATCCAGAGACAGTTTCAGGAGGCAGCAGTTCGGGCTAAAAAGGCAGGGGCAGACGGAATCGAGTACCAGATGTGCCATAATTATCTGGGTGCACAATTTCTAAGTCCGCTGTTCAACCACCGGACCGATGAATATGGCATAGATACGCTGGAAAACCAGCTTCGTTTCTCAATGGAGACGCTGCATATCCTGCGGGAGGCAATCGGCGATGACATGATTCTGGCTGTGAAACTACAAGGATTCGACGGACAGGAGGGAGGCATTACCCCGGAATTGGCAGCGAGTTTCGCACCATATATAGAAAAAGCAGGTGCAGATATGATTACCGTCAGTGCTGGCGGAAGCCTGACTGGCGTAAATGTAATGTCCGGCGACGGCACGAGGGCTGAGGGCTGGAAGGTTGCAGCCTCAAGCCAGGTAAAAGAACAAGTATCCATTCCCGTCTGTGCTACCGGAAATATTCGGCATCCCCAATATGTGGATAAGATTATCAAGGATGAGAAATGCGATATGGTCGGCATGGGAAGAGGAATCTTCGCAGAACGCGAATGGGTAAAAAAATGCGCTGAGGGGAGAGAGGATGAACTACGCTATTGCATATCCTGCATGAATTGCTGGAATTATGGATTCATTCCGGACCAGTCAGGATGCAGCGTGAATCCCTATGCAGGAAGAGAAGAGGCCCGGAAAGAACTTAAAAAAGACGGAAATGGCAGAGTAGTTGCAGTAGTGGGTGCAGGCCCGGCAGGCTGCGAGGCTGCGCTGACATTGGCCGAGCGGGGATTTAAGCCAGTATTGTTTGAAAAACGCGGGAAGATTGGCGGAATGATTAATGTTGCCAAGGTTCCGCCCCATAAGGAAAAAATGGATTGGTTTGTCAAATATTATGAAAATATGCTGGCAAAATCAGAGGTAGATCTTCGGCTTAATACAGAAGCGACAACAGAGTCCGTACTGGCGTTAGATCCCTATGCGGTTGTCGTCGCGGCGGGAAGTAATGTGGCCCAGTTTCTGGTCAAAGGGTTTGACGCGAAGAATGTCCTCCAGGCAAGAGACGTTCTGGAAGAAAAAATGAAACTGGAAGGCAAGGATATCATCGTGATTGGCGCCGGACTTACTGGAATTGAGACAGGGCTATACCTGAAAGAGCAAGGGAAAAATATAGTAATTCTCGACTTTGCCAAGAGGCCAAGCCTGGAAAACGCCGGCATGGGCGGCGATGCGACAATGGAGATGGCGCTGGAAATGGCAAGGGCAGAAGGCGAAGGTATAGTAATAAAGCATAGCCATAAGGTTCTGGAACTTGCAGATGGAGTCCTGAAAGCAGAAGATATGCTGGCGGATAAAGAAGTAGAATTTCCAGCCGATTATGTGATTCTGTCAGCAGGAATAAAGCCAGCCGATCATATTTATCATGAATTAAAAGCAATGGGAAGGCCAATGGTACATAAGATTGGAGATGCGAATCTGAATGGAAAGATTGTAACGGCAGTCCAGGCAGGCAATAAGTATGCATGCAGCTTGTTTTAA
- a CDS encoding SDR family oxidoreductase has protein sequence MMESYIKENYIKDKVIIITGAATGFGKLVAERTAAMGGKIVCCDRKEEELKKTVEGIRDLGGEIEYRIADMTKKDEVDAVAKLAVEKYGRIDILLNNAGTMPLSFFSDHKRAWKAWDDCIDTNIKGVVYGISAVYDQMIKQEKGHIINISSIYSNHPVIGGCVYQASKVAVKYISDTLRQEAYGKIKVTCVKPTGVPTTPLFDCIINQDTAIGLVGQNALAMMGLLQEMPGRPDLTEQDSIRNVYIDPSVLADNVVYVMNQPWGINISDITVRSAGEPYIM, from the coding sequence ATGATGGAAAGTTACATCAAAGAAAATTATATCAAGGATAAGGTAATAATTATTACCGGCGCGGCGACCGGGTTCGGAAAATTGGTCGCTGAACGGACGGCGGCAATGGGCGGAAAGATTGTCTGCTGTGACCGAAAAGAAGAGGAACTGAAGAAGACGGTAGAAGGCATTCGCGATTTAGGCGGCGAGATTGAATATCGGATCGCGGATATGACAAAAAAGGATGAAGTAGATGCCGTTGCCAAACTGGCGGTTGAAAAGTATGGCAGGATTGATATTCTGCTGAATAACGCAGGGACTATGCCGCTTAGTTTCTTCTCAGACCATAAGAGGGCTTGGAAGGCCTGGGATGACTGCATTGATACGAATATTAAGGGCGTTGTCTATGGAATCAGCGCTGTATATGACCAGATGATCAAGCAGGAGAAGGGGCATATCATTAACATTTCATCCATTTATTCCAATCATCCTGTGATTGGCGGCTGTGTATATCAGGCATCCAAAGTTGCCGTAAAATATATATCTGATACGCTGCGCCAGGAAGCCTATGGAAAGATCAAGGTTACCTGCGTGAAGCCTACGGGAGTACCGACTACGCCGCTGTTCGATTGTATCATCAATCAGGATACGGCGATTGGCCTGGTGGGGCAGAATGCGCTGGCTATGATGGGACTTTTGCAGGAGATGCCGGGACGTCCGGATCTTACAGAGCAGGATAGCATCAGAAATGTGTACATCGATCCTTCCGTCCTGGCTGACAATGTAGTATATGTGATGAACCAGCCATGGGGTATCAATATCAGCGATATTACGGTACGGAGCGCTGGGGAACCATACATTATGTAA
- a CDS encoding TetR/AcrR family transcriptional regulator C-terminal domain-containing protein: MIEKRTTKQILVDSVLDLLSKKPIQKISVQEIAAHCHVSTRSFYNHFLDKQDIVNWIYLDKEKELFRNFNKGTSLHDSFLKLFSFVYDNMNIFLNIQTYTGQNNLSENIIEQAKKTMTAAIKANENITELDEETQFAIEFWLNGVIAMTAKWPKSPAPLPPADFLHLVEVATPQRLKPYICGENE; this comes from the coding sequence ATGATTGAAAAAAGGACGACAAAGCAAATTCTTGTAGACTCCGTTTTAGATCTACTGTCCAAAAAGCCGATTCAAAAAATAAGCGTTCAGGAAATAGCGGCACACTGCCACGTCAGCACCCGTTCTTTTTATAATCACTTTCTGGATAAACAGGATATTGTTAATTGGATCTATTTAGATAAAGAAAAAGAATTGTTCCGAAACTTCAATAAAGGAACATCTTTACATGATTCATTTTTAAAACTCTTTTCTTTCGTTTATGATAATATGAACATATTTTTAAATATACAGACTTATACAGGCCAAAATAATCTGAGCGAGAATATTATAGAACAGGCGAAGAAAACTATGACAGCCGCAATAAAAGCAAATGAAAACATCACAGAACTTGACGAAGAAACGCAGTTTGCCATAGAATTCTGGCTTAACGGGGTCATAGCCATGACTGCAAAATGGCCAAAATCGCCTGCCCCGCTTCCACCAGCTGATTTTCTACATCTGGTGGAAGTCGCCACGCCTCAAAGGCTAAAGCCATATATCTGCGGGGAGAATGAATAG
- a CDS encoding uroporphyrinogen decarboxylase family protein produces MEYDELKRLMDGQKDEMTAAERMKAYNAGEEVDYIPYTLQAPDPAMADIFGFTTTQFAKDFEVKSEVIRRRKEEFGLDSFNVGLGLKTIGGALGSKLRAPEHGIDYVEEHILKDYADFERLEVTDPYKNPVLAPILESAKRLKDRFPDVSMTTSVAGPISTAIAVRPVEMVLKDTRKNPEMLHKLLDLTVECSLKWFEAFHREFGPVGTNFSDPVTCMDVISKKQFDEYSLPYIKKLIDGTEKIMGSRPGAHICGKTSPIWRDLADAGLFSFSIDNCEDLKEAKDAVGDRMRIAGNVPPVDVMKEGTIDEVIESCRECLIKCADNPAGFILNTGCQLPIGTPKANVEAFIYAARKYGRGARIGKMPRGITEG; encoded by the coding sequence ATGGAGTATGATGAGTTAAAGCGGCTAATGGATGGCCAGAAGGATGAGATGACGGCAGCGGAGCGGATGAAGGCATATAATGCGGGGGAAGAGGTGGATTATATTCCTTATACCTTGCAGGCGCCGGATCCGGCTATGGCAGATATATTCGGGTTTACCACCACCCAGTTTGCCAAAGACTTTGAAGTAAAGAGCGAAGTCATACGAAGGAGAAAAGAAGAGTTTGGCCTGGACAGCTTCAACGTAGGATTGGGACTTAAGACGATCGGAGGAGCATTGGGGTCAAAACTTCGGGCGCCGGAACATGGGATCGATTATGTGGAGGAGCATATCCTTAAGGATTATGCGGACTTTGAGAGGCTGGAAGTGACGGATCCATACAAGAATCCGGTGCTGGCTCCTATCCTTGAAAGTGCGAAACGGCTAAAAGACAGATTCCCGGATGTCAGCATGACCACCAGCGTGGCCGGGCCAATCTCTACGGCGATTGCAGTTCGTCCGGTGGAGATGGTGCTTAAGGATACCCGCAAGAATCCCGAGATGCTTCATAAACTGCTGGATCTTACGGTAGAATGCTCCCTTAAGTGGTTTGAGGCATTTCACCGGGAATTTGGACCGGTAGGGACCAATTTTTCAGACCCTGTGACCTGTATGGACGTCATCAGCAAGAAGCAGTTTGACGAGTATTCCCTGCCATACATCAAAAAATTGATCGACGGAACGGAAAAGATCATGGGCTCCAGGCCAGGGGCACATATCTGCGGCAAGACAAGTCCGATATGGAGAGATCTTGCAGACGCGGGACTGTTTTCCTTCAGCATTGACAACTGCGAAGATCTAAAAGAGGCGAAAGATGCGGTAGGAGACCGGATGCGGATTGCGGGCAATGTTCCTCCTGTGGATGTTATGAAAGAAGGAACGATAGACGAGGTAATCGAATCCTGCAGGGAATGTCTGATAAAATGCGCGGACAATCCCGCCGGCTTTATTCTCAATACCGGCTGCCAGCTTCCCATAGGAACGCCAAAGGCAAATGTGGAGGCATTTATCTATGCGGCCAGGAAGTACGGGAGAGGGGCAAGGATTGGAAAGATGCCAAGAGGGATCACGGAAGGATAG
- a CDS encoding ASKHA domain-containing protein produces the protein MASVTVKQSGKKICCKEGDNLLKVLLAEGIFVDNPCNGKGICGKCKVKILSGQVSAASETEMDQLSAGEREQSIRLSCMTEVLGDVEVELLKKERKHKVLTKGYVPEFVMDAYEDGYGIAIDIGTTTVVTSLIELRTGEELADASMINAQKHYGLDVLTRITYEYENPETGIGELKDAIVQSINAMIAEVCLEASVDKEEIREIHVAANCTMTHMLLGVDARSIGRAPYKPAFKEARELAASEIGILAGEDTRLYCLPQVSGYIGADIVAGAYVCQLQKEPGNVLFIDIGTNGEIVLASHGRLLCCSCAAGPALEGMNISSGMRAAEGAVEDVRITEKGIELATIDNQEPAGICGSGILAVVKELLRTGIVKKTGAFIKKDRLPESDYRYPMIQMNGAKREFVLHENPRLLVTQGDVRQVQLAKGAILSGFVALLSKAGISMKDLDKVLIAGQFGAHLPAESLTGTGILPKEVEDKLIYVGNSSKTGAYMTLMSSKARHEVEELARRMEYMELAETENYERIFTESMIFPEYPKA, from the coding sequence ATGGCGTCAGTGACGGTAAAGCAAAGTGGAAAGAAGATTTGCTGCAAGGAAGGAGATAATCTGCTGAAGGTGCTGCTTGCTGAAGGCATATTTGTGGATAATCCTTGCAATGGCAAGGGAATCTGCGGAAAATGCAAGGTAAAGATTCTAAGCGGGCAAGTATCTGCAGCCTCCGAGACGGAGATGGATCAGTTAAGCGCAGGAGAACGGGAACAGAGTATCCGCCTGTCCTGCATGACGGAAGTGCTGGGAGATGTAGAGGTAGAACTTCTGAAGAAAGAACGTAAGCATAAGGTATTGACAAAAGGATATGTGCCGGAGTTCGTGATGGATGCCTATGAGGATGGATATGGAATTGCGATCGATATTGGCACAACCACCGTCGTGACGTCCTTGATCGAGCTTCGCACCGGAGAGGAACTGGCGGATGCGTCCATGATCAATGCCCAGAAGCACTATGGCCTGGACGTGCTCACCAGGATCACGTATGAGTATGAGAATCCGGAGACAGGAATCGGAGAGTTAAAAGACGCGATCGTACAGTCTATTAATGCAATGATCGCAGAGGTATGTCTGGAGGCTTCCGTGGATAAGGAAGAAATCCGGGAAATACATGTGGCGGCAAACTGCACGATGACGCATATGCTTCTCGGCGTGGATGCCAGATCCATCGGAAGAGCGCCGTACAAACCGGCATTTAAGGAGGCCAGAGAACTGGCGGCAAGCGAGATAGGCATCCTGGCAGGGGAAGATACGAGACTTTACTGCCTTCCCCAGGTATCGGGATATATTGGCGCGGATATCGTGGCTGGGGCCTACGTGTGCCAGTTGCAGAAGGAACCGGGAAATGTACTTTTTATTGATATCGGCACCAATGGAGAGATCGTGCTTGCAAGCCATGGAAGGCTACTCTGCTGTTCCTGCGCCGCAGGTCCCGCGCTGGAAGGGATGAATATCAGTTCCGGTATGCGGGCGGCCGAAGGAGCGGTTGAGGATGTCCGGATCACAGAGAAAGGAATCGAGCTTGCGACAATAGATAACCAGGAACCCGCCGGAATCTGCGGGAGTGGCATACTGGCTGTGGTGAAAGAACTTCTGCGTACAGGAATCGTCAAGAAGACCGGGGCGTTTATTAAGAAGGACCGGCTGCCCGAGTCGGATTACCGGTATCCGATGATCCAGATGAATGGGGCAAAGCGGGAATTCGTTCTGCATGAGAATCCCCGGCTTCTGGTAACCCAGGGAGATGTAAGGCAGGTACAGCTGGCAAAAGGAGCCATTTTGTCAGGATTCGTGGCGCTGCTTAGCAAAGCAGGGATTTCCATGAAAGATTTAGATAAGGTTCTGATAGCCGGGCAGTTTGGAGCCCATCTGCCGGCAGAATCTTTGACAGGGACCGGGATCCTGCCAAAGGAAGTGGAAGATAAGTTGATCTATGTGGGAAACTCTTCCAAGACGGGGGCATACATGACGCTGATGTCAAGTAAAGCAAGGCACGAAGTAGAGGAACTGGCCAGAAGGATGGAATACATGGAACTGGCGGAGACCGAGAATTACGAGCGGATATTTACCGAAAGCATGATTTTTCCTGAATATCCGAAAGCGTGA
- a CDS encoding methylcobamide:CoM methyltransferase MtbA, which produces MLTPKERLYNVMKGNAVDRPPCICPGGMMNMVTTDLMDAVDIYMPQAHTDARMMAGLAKAVYDYGCFENYGVPFCMTVEAEEMGAKVEMGSRVYEPHVSAYAIESVEDYAKLPPIDIGRGRAKVVLDAIRILREETDGVPIIGNLTGPISTASSVMEPVVFYKELRKKNKQAHAYMDFITRQLIAFGRAQIEAGADVIAISDPSGTGEILGPKYFEEFAVTYLNQLLDGLQEEKMGTIVHICGQMSPVYKEVNMVRSSVLSFDSVVPMKEARANLKDRVLMGNVSTFALEFGEQEKVRTLAKGCVRSGSDIISPACGLGMKSPLANVQAILKCLKEDL; this is translated from the coding sequence ATGCTGACTCCAAAGGAAAGATTGTACAATGTAATGAAAGGAAATGCAGTAGACCGGCCGCCCTGCATCTGTCCCGGCGGAATGATGAATATGGTTACCACGGATCTGATGGATGCGGTGGACATCTATATGCCACAAGCCCATACAGATGCCAGGATGATGGCAGGATTGGCCAAAGCCGTATATGACTATGGCTGTTTTGAGAATTATGGCGTTCCGTTCTGCATGACCGTTGAAGCAGAAGAGATGGGAGCCAAGGTGGAGATGGGATCCCGGGTCTATGAGCCTCATGTGAGCGCCTATGCCATAGAATCTGTGGAGGACTATGCGAAACTTCCACCCATAGATATAGGCAGAGGACGGGCCAAGGTGGTTCTGGACGCAATTCGGATATTGAGGGAAGAGACGGATGGGGTTCCGATCATCGGAAACCTGACCGGGCCAATCAGCACAGCCAGTTCCGTGATGGAGCCGGTGGTGTTCTACAAGGAACTGCGCAAGAAGAATAAGCAGGCCCATGCATATATGGACTTTATTACCCGCCAGCTGATCGCGTTTGGCAGGGCGCAGATCGAGGCCGGGGCAGATGTGATAGCCATCTCCGACCCAAGCGGCACAGGCGAGATCCTGGGTCCTAAGTATTTTGAGGAATTTGCGGTTACCTATCTGAACCAGCTGCTTGACGGACTCCAGGAAGAGAAGATGGGAACGATCGTGCATATCTGCGGTCAGATGAGTCCCGTATATAAAGAAGTAAATATGGTGCGAAGCAGCGTGCTCAGTTTTGACTCTGTGGTTCCCATGAAAGAAGCGAGGGCCAACTTAAAAGACCGGGTGCTGATGGGAAATGTGAGTACGTTCGCTCTGGAATTCGGGGAGCAGGAGAAGGTAAGGACGCTGGCAAAAGGCTGCGTAAGAAGCGGATCGGATATCATATCTCCGGCCTGCGGCCTTGGAATGAAGTCGCCGCTTGCCAATGTCCAGGCGATTCTTAAGTGCCTGAAGGAGGACTTGTAA
- a CDS encoding corrinoid protein, translated as MSSKEELLKRLSDGVVEMEEDDVEEAAKEYLEAGYPAFDGIMEGLVDGMNRASQLYEEEEYFVTDVLLCSDAMYVGLDILRPYLPEESGKGKIKGVIGVVEGDTHDIGKNLVKIMMETAGFEMIDLGRDVPLEQFIETAKEEEADLICMSTLMTTTMGGMETVIHMLEDAGLRDKVKVMIGGGPISQKYADKIGADGYSQNAVEAVKLAKRLLNIA; from the coding sequence ATGAGTTCAAAGGAAGAATTACTGAAAAGATTATCCGACGGCGTAGTAGAGATGGAAGAAGATGACGTTGAAGAGGCAGCCAAAGAGTATCTGGAAGCAGGGTATCCTGCGTTTGACGGTATCATGGAAGGCCTGGTGGATGGCATGAACCGGGCAAGCCAGCTGTATGAGGAGGAAGAATACTTTGTCACGGATGTGCTGCTGTGCTCAGATGCCATGTATGTGGGGCTGGATATCCTGCGTCCTTATCTTCCGGAAGAAAGCGGGAAAGGAAAGATCAAAGGCGTCATCGGAGTCGTGGAAGGCGATACCCATGATATTGGCAAGAATCTGGTAAAGATTATGATGGAGACTGCCGGATTTGAGATGATCGATCTTGGCAGGGATGTCCCGCTTGAGCAGTTTATAGAGACGGCAAAAGAAGAAGAGGCGGATCTGATCTGCATGTCTACTTTAATGACGACGACGATGGGAGGCATGGAGACGGTGATCCATATGCTGGAAGACGCAGGACTGCGCGACAAGGTAAAGGTCATGATAGGCGGCGGCCCTATTTCCCAGAAATATGCGGACAAGATCGGCGCGGACGGCTATTCGCAGAATGCGGTGGAGGCCGTGAAACTAGCCAAACGCCTGCTTAATATTGCATAG
- a CDS encoding uroporphyrinogen decarboxylase family protein has protein sequence MGEIKDFQCTYDNSAGINGEVTRELDLKFPDAYMHHETMAALSKALKRHDGASFCELPFCHTVEAEAMGGIINYGNEKTGPRAKEYICTSPEELLELPAMNLQEGRIHEVLLACQALREEGEHVVLQVSGPFTILNVLIDAKYVFKAMRKKPELMKEVFWKLGGEILRFMEEAKKYGVDMISYADSSGGLNILGPKMAEQVVEDFTYEFLKKAAEKLGDSPLILLCPKTTFALLGTGKAEFVDAELSGPMEYGEGCIEMIGKARFMGQMCIKNVHYKLESGRIKTVRLI, from the coding sequence ATGGGAGAGATCAAAGACTTTCAATGTACATATGACAATTCAGCAGGCATCAATGGAGAGGTGACCCGGGAATTAGATTTAAAGTTTCCGGACGCATATATGCACCATGAGACCATGGCAGCGCTGTCTAAAGCGCTGAAAAGGCATGACGGTGCTTCATTCTGCGAACTTCCATTCTGTCATACGGTGGAGGCGGAAGCCATGGGCGGAATCATCAATTACGGGAACGAGAAGACCGGCCCCAGGGCAAAAGAGTATATCTGCACCTCGCCCGAAGAACTTCTGGAACTTCCAGCCATGAATCTGCAGGAAGGGAGAATTCATGAAGTGCTTCTTGCCTGCCAGGCGCTGCGGGAAGAGGGAGAGCATGTGGTGCTCCAGGTGTCCGGCCCGTTTACGATTCTGAACGTATTGATCGACGCAAAGTACGTGTTCAAAGCAATGCGCAAGAAGCCGGAACTTATGAAGGAAGTATTCTGGAAACTGGGGGGAGAGATTCTCCGGTTCATGGAGGAAGCTAAGAAGTATGGCGTGGATATGATCAGTTATGCAGATTCCTCTGGAGGACTGAATATCCTGGGACCGAAGATGGCTGAGCAGGTGGTGGAAGATTTTACTTATGAATTTCTGAAGAAGGCGGCAGAGAAACTGGGGGATTCCCCGCTGATACTCTTATGCCCTAAGACTACATTTGCCCTGCTTGGAACCGGAAAGGCAGAATTCGTGGATGCAGAATTATCCGGACCCATGGAATATGGAGAAGGCTGCATCGAGATGATTGGGAAAGCCAGGTTCATGGGGCAGATGTGTATTAAAAATGTACACTACAAATTGGAGAGCGGCAGGATCAAGACGGTGAGATTAATTTAG
- a CDS encoding uroporphyrinogen decarboxylase family protein, with protein sequence MKNILRTIELMRAAEPEEPIYAILHVPAAVAFTLMGAKPAFKAMIKNQELFRTLCDYVEDAVVESCKVLVDAGLDFLWFPMPNFGGYCISRKSYEKCISQSNIRANKRIKDYGASIVIHTCGLYDDRFDLVLKESGDAWHISDTQTRKVKEEYGDKVALMGNIPCCSVLMEGSEQEVYDFAYQECMDGARDGRFILSGDCDVSPLTPDENVKAVVRAAKDAEKVLFG encoded by the coding sequence ATGAAAAATATACTGCGCACCATTGAGTTAATGAGGGCGGCGGAGCCGGAGGAGCCGATCTATGCCATACTCCATGTTCCGGCGGCAGTTGCATTTACGTTGATGGGGGCCAAGCCTGCGTTTAAGGCGATGATCAAGAACCAGGAACTTTTCCGCACCCTGTGCGATTATGTGGAAGATGCCGTGGTGGAATCCTGCAAGGTGCTGGTAGATGCGGGATTGGACTTCCTGTGGTTCCCAATGCCTAATTTTGGCGGATACTGCATTTCCAGAAAGTCTTATGAGAAATGCATCTCGCAAAGCAACATCCGTGCCAACAAGCGGATCAAGGACTATGGCGCATCCATCGTGATCCATACTTGCGGACTGTATGACGATCGGTTTGACCTGGTGCTTAAGGAATCTGGCGATGCATGGCATATCTCTGATACGCAGACCAGGAAGGTGAAAGAGGAATACGGCGACAAGGTGGCTCTGATGGGCAACATCCCCTGCTGCTCCGTGCTTATGGAGGGCAGCGAGCAGGAAGTCTATGATTTTGCTTATCAGGAATGTATGGATGGCGCAAGGGACGGCCGGTTTATCTTAAGCGGCGACTGCGATGTGTCGCCCTTGACGCCGGACGAAAATGTGAAGGCAGTGGTAAGAGCGGCGAAAGACGCGGAAAAGGTTCTGTTTGGATAA
- a CDS encoding corrinoid protein has product METKETLMKKMSDCVFEMEDEEVVDVVKEYIACGYDPQEGMLGGLVDGMKRASKLYEEGEYFVPELIVCSDAMYAGIEEFQKYLPEAANTSIGKIAIGVVEGDTHDIGKNLVKIMMETGGFEVHDLGRDVPLDAFVDYVRENEVDILCMSSLMTTTMPGMGIVIDKLKESGLRDKVKVMVGGAPVSPAFAKKIGADGYTSSAIEAVEFAKSLVEV; this is encoded by the coding sequence ATGGAGACAAAAGAGACATTGATGAAGAAAATGTCAGACTGTGTGTTTGAGATGGAAGATGAAGAGGTGGTAGATGTCGTAAAGGAGTATATCGCATGCGGCTATGATCCACAGGAAGGGATGCTTGGCGGCCTGGTAGACGGGATGAAGAGGGCCAGCAAGCTGTATGAAGAAGGAGAGTATTTTGTCCCGGAACTCATCGTCTGTTCTGATGCAATGTATGCGGGAATCGAAGAATTTCAAAAATATCTTCCGGAAGCCGCGAATACCAGCATCGGCAAGATCGCAATCGGAGTCGTGGAAGGCGATACGCATGATATTGGGAAGAACCTGGTAAAGATCATGATGGAGACGGGAGGATTTGAGGTCCATGATCTGGGCCGCGATGTGCCTCTTGACGCGTTTGTGGATTATGTAAGGGAGAACGAAGTGGACATCCTGTGCATGTCCTCCCTCATGACGACGACAATGCCGGGAATGGGGATCGTGATTGACAAACTGAAAGAATCCGGACTTCGCGACAAAGTAAAAGTTATGGTAGGAGGAGCGCCGGTATCTCCTGCATTTGCCAAAAAAATCGGAGCAGACGGCTATACCAGCAGCGCTATAGAAGCGGTAGAATTTGCAAAGAGCCTGGTTGAAGTATAG